CCCTGCATCACCACGTGTTCTATCATTTTCACTAAACCATAATCTCTCTAAACGAGGGGATGTTTATAAAGTGCCTGacccggtgcctggcacataggaagtacTCAATAAGCAGAAGTGCttaaaaggaacataaaaaaCGCAAAAATGACTGGAGGTGAGGTTTTTCCAGAGTAAGCAAGCACTTGACACGTGTCAGTTAACAGTACGAGGCAAATCTCTGCTCTAAATGTcatgatgatttttatttatttaaaacttttttttttttttttttaatttgagagcaagaatctcaagcaggctctgagctgtcagcacagagctcaatgcagggctcaaactgacaaactgggagactatgacctgagctgaaaccaagagtcagatgcttaaccgcctgggccacccaggtgccccatgtcatGATGCTTTTTAGATTCCTTTCCCTACTCAAGACaacagaaaccataaaatccttttagtaaaaatgttttgtcacagcaataaatatgtatttgtaagaCCGTCAGAAGAAACAGATTACTTCCAACATTGTACAGTTCATTTGCTGGCACCTCCAAAAGAGAATCACTCAAGAGAATGAAATCCATTGCAAGGTtcataagaaaaatattctgaCAGTAAAAGTTGCTGGCAGATTTTTCTACAGGTGGTTGTTGGTCAACCTGAGGTGTGTGAATAAAAACAATGGCATCCTGATGTTGGGTTCATACACGTACTCTTAGAAACAGCTTACCCCTCCCGTGGGGTAAAATGTAGCTTCTTAGGTCTGCAAGAATTCAGGCTGTACTCGAGCCACTTTCCGGAATTCTTTAGTGTGAGTCTTAGGGCACTGCATCTCACACCAGCTAATGGGAACCATCTGGACACCTGGAAGGGAAGAGCTGGTGTTGGAGCTGGGACCGCTAATGTTTGCTTAAGACCCTTCCCTTTTCAGCTGGGTATGAACGGAAGTGTCACCAAGCTACCTAGAGAACCTCACCTCATACAGAAAAAGCCTGGTTTATTCCACTGAGTAAGGCAGTGAGTCCCCCCCAGACCTTTCAATTATACAAGAATCATTCCAATCTCTGAGTAGTATCAACACTCATACTGCTGCCtagataattaaaaaacaagggtaatgaaagaaaacagtggaCTGATCCCAAACCATTGCTCTTAGGGAAAGGTAAGCATGTGGAAGAATGGACCAACTCACCCGATTCACTGTGGGCCACCACTACCCCAAGCTCATTTTCAGCAGTGGTCAGGAGGTAATTGGACTGTGCGTCACCCAGGGAGATCTAGTCATGTAACACTGGTTAAGGAAAATGACGGGTTTTAAGTCTTCCCTCCCACAGCCACTTGAGCTACTTTCCACTTCTACTTCTTGTTTGACAAAGGACCACAAGACTGCTAGGAATAAAGGATACCACTTTGGCTAGGACAATGTCACCTGGGCGGAAACTCTTATAAATCTCAACCtgtaaagaaagaacaggaatgtTAAATGAAAGCTCTATATCAGATCCACATGAAACTATTAATCCCTCTGGTAAAGCCAGTCTACTTTTTAACCCCACAGGGCAGAAGTCATCATTAGTCAAGTCAATCAACGACTTTTATTGCTTCTACAGCATCATCACataaatgaaagatttttaattCAGTAACCTGAGCAGGAATCTGACTAGGACAAAAGGTACTATAGTTGGCTCTGAAAGGATCCAGAGTAAGTCTGAGAGAATAACAATGAATAAACACCTGGCTTCAAAGGCAAGGAGTAAACTAGTCCCTTCTGGTCAATAGAGCAAACAAAAATcccagggagaggaaagggacagTGAATTCCACACTTTCCAGTAGGAAATAAATTCCCTGCATCTTTGGATCCACATTCCCACAGATGTTTGAAATTCACTAGAATAATTTAAGGACTGATATTCCTCAGAccatcagagaggaaaaaaacaaaaacaaaaacaaaaacaaacagaaccaaCCAACTACCTTGTCTTTTTCAGTAGCTCGGACATCTTCCTTgctgtaaaaaagaattaacagaaaGATTAATTATctatgagaaagagaagagaaagaattatCCTGCAAAATCCTAGTAGACAAAGAGCTACAAGAGTAGAGAGTAGAGAGAACAAGTCATAACTGGAACCCAAATGCCACCAAGAGAAGCAGGGTAGAAGCATTCCCAGTCCTCACCCAGAGGAGAAAACCACATTCCCATTCTTGGGTCACACAGAGCAGCTGTAGCAATACCTCTGACTAGAGAAAAGCAGATCAGATTTGGCAGGAAAGGATAAGGAACTTTGCTGCCTTAGGGGAGCTTGAACAGAAGCACTATAGAACCACATGGAATTTTGAGGGTGGAAAGAGCCTGAGAAGTTACATTATCTAGCTCACAAGTATTGTTTGTCCTTTCTCAAAAAacctgtaggaaaaaaaaactactatTTCACCCactaaccatttctttttttaaaaattttatttttaagtgggggcgcctgggtggctcagttggttaagtggccaacttcagctcaggtcatgatctcacagttcatgggttcgggccccgcatcgggctctgtgctgacagctcagagcctggagcctgcttcagattctctatctccctctctgcccctcccccactcctgttctttctctctgtctctctctctcaaaattaaacaaacattaaaaaaaaaaagaaaaagattttatttttaagtaatctctacaccaagcatggggctcaaactcacaatgctGAGATGAAGACTTGCATGCtttactgagccagccacgtaCCCCTTACCCACTAAGCTTTTTCATGTCTTACAATCCTTTAAAGTGTATTAAATTCAAGAAAGGAAGAGATTTCCTAAAATGACTTCTACTTagtttcaatgtttgtttattttttgagagacagagtgagcaggggaggggaagagagagggggagacacagaatctgaagcaggcttcaggctccaagctgtcagcacagagcctgatgtggggctcgaaaccacaaacagcaagatcatatcctgagccaaagttggatgcttaaccaattgagccacccaggtaccccccttCTACTTTGTTTCATATGAGTCATCCTGTACCACTAGTCTCTAGCTTAGctcaattcttttcattttaaagctcGATCttgtgagggcacctgggtggctcagttggttaagcatctgacttgtcccaggtcatgatcttgtggttagtgggttcgagccctgcgttgggctctgtgctgacagctcagagcctggagcctgcttcaaattctgtgtatccctctctctccctctctgcccctctctgctcatgctctctctctctctctaaaataaataaacattaaaaaaaaatttaaaacccgatcttgttcatattttcctttgtttcctagtTCATACATTGTAACATTTTCTTTGGACACTACCTGGAGAGAATCAAAgcacaaagagagaggcaggtatAGAAACCATAATGGTTCCTAAAAATTCCAGTCTCCTGTTCTATCCTATTTCATTCCAGGTGCTGTGGCAAATGTGAAGACACAAATACTTCTTACCGGATAGTTCCTCGAAAAGAGTTCTTAAGTGGTGTGGACCCCACATATAGGATGTGCACTTTGGCAAAGCGCGAATTGATGCTAGAGACCTGTGGAACAGAGAAAAGATCAGCATTAGGGTCTGTGCAGTTGTCAACTCAAGGAGGCAGCATGAAAGTAGGAATTAGGGTGATTTTAATCCAAGCAACCTTACTAATTACAGAATTTAAGATAAGTTGATTCTTACTTAACTCTGCATAAATGATACATATCTAGTGGAACGAGAGTCACTCTGGCCACCTAATAGAGTTACTGAGGGTGTCCAGTGAAATGTGGAATAGGTCTTGAAAAACACAGAAGACTAACATAAATAGACACAGGGCATTATAGCAAACCTAGACCTTTAACAGATCTAATTAAGAGTCCTGTAGAGTGGACAGAAGTGTACATTTCAGCTACTGCACAATATTTGGATCACTGCCTCTCCAGTTATTTTCAGAATAACACACAAATTTTCTGCTGGAGAAATTTACAAGGAGTGCGACTAAGAGCTACAAGTTAACCTGCAGAAAGTGGGGATGGGCAGGGTGTATTGATGTATTTCAGTTACTGATCAGTACAGCATCAATTTTACTTCCCCTGAAACACTTTAAAAGACCTGAAATTTAACAGGAATGAGAGAGGATAAGGCCTTTTGCTTTGCTGCAGGAAAAGATCTCAGCTTCCAGATGTTAAAAAATAGgcctcctaggggcacctgggtggctaagtcggttaagcatctgacttcggctcaggtcatgatctcgtggtttgtgagtttgagcactgcgttgggctctgggctgatggctcagagcctgcagcctgcttcagattgtgtctccccctctctcttcccctcccatgctcatgctctgtctctgtttctcaataataaatacacattaaaaaaaaattaataaaaataaaaggcctcCTTATTACCTTTTGGCACCTGTTTCCCAAGCTGCATACTCAGGGAATCAGCTCAGTGAAAGAAGTATGCGTGCCTGAACTTGGCTGCCTTGATTATTATTCCAGAACTTTCTAGGCCAGTACAGTCCAGTAACACTGTGATGATAGTAGTGTTCTGTACTGGCCAATAGGGCAACTGCTAACTATATGCAGCTAGTGAGACtgaggaaatgtatttttaattttaattcatttcaatttAAGTGGCCatatatggctagtggctaccttATTAGATAGTGCAGTTCTACAAAGATCATGATTTTACCACCGAACAGGTTTCCTAAGCAGGGAGGTTAAGACCAACTTACCTTACAGGTTACAATAGCCCCCACATCTGGTAGTaattgggattctgtttctctcatcaCAGAAATGACAGGAAGCTAtagagagaagaataaaatatgagTATCCTGACTAGGCCTTGCATAAAGGTATTTGTGGCTTAAAAGTAATGTAGCAATGCCTTGGTCCACAGCTGAGGTCACGAGGGCAGGTGGACTACAGACTTATTTGTGCCCAGAACAGAGAGCCTTAGAAATTTTAGGGAATAGGAGGGTCAAGGGACCATTCTTCAAGGGAAGAATGCTGTTAGAGTGTATAGTCTAATAATTTCAGATCAATTCTAACAAGCTTTCGGGTGATTTTCTTGGAATATAACCAATTGTCTGGAATCACGGATAACTGGATTCTTTCCTCCAAAGTTATActacttccttctctttctcattttatggtactggctagaatttccaaataaatgttatataataatGGCCATACTTGATTAATGCTATTTTAAGGAAATACTTGTAGTTTTCTCCTTGAGCATTGTATTGGCTGTTGCTGTAAGACAGATATTTTGAGCCTCATCTTTTATTAATCTCTCCCTTGTTCACTACGCTTCAGTTCCCTGGCCTTCTTTCAGTTTCACTAACTCATTAAATATCTTCTCATGTCAGGATTTCTAttcaacctgtttttttttttctatcaagacTGTGctctacccacccacccaactcTTTATTTATCCTTTAGATTCAGTTTAAACGTCACTTCTGCTGACTACGATGGATCTATTACATATTTTCATGATAACCTGTAAtattctttcattgattttttttttcttaacgtttatttatttttgaaagactgagagagaacatgagcaggggaggggcagagagagagggaaacacagaacctgaagcaggctccaggctctgagctgtcagcagagcctgacgcggggcacgaacccaccaaccatgggatcatggctcgagctgaagtcggacgctcaatcgactgagccacccaggagcccctgtaataTTCTTTCAAAGCAGTCATCACCTATGTAGCCATACACTCATTTGAACATTTACTTGTTTACAATTTGTGTCTGTGCCCCTTGATAGCAGGGACCATGTGTATTTGGCTCATTACCATTTCTCTAGAGGTcaacactgtgcctggcacataaaaatgCTCAATAGATATCTATTCCTATGAAATGAACAAACTTGGAAAtgttaaaggggtgcctgggtggctgagccggttaagggtctgactcttgatcttggctccctctctctctgcccctctcccactgacctctctctctcagaaataaacattaaaaaaatgttaaagacatTCTCAAAATTGATTGAATAAAAagtttctcattttacatatgaggaagaATCTAAAAACCAGAGAGTTCAAGTTTCTAACCTAAAGCAGAACCAAGGTCTAGATAGTCAGTACCTAAGTGTTCTAATTCTGAATCCTCTTTCTACTATGCTactggtctttttcttttaatgtttatttattgattttttgagagagacagagcgtgtatgagccgggggaggggcagagagagagggagagagagaaatcccagccaggctctgtgctgagcccgaaggggggcttgaacccaggaaatgtgagatcatgacctgagtggaaatcaaagatcgatgctcaaccaactgaaccacccaggcgcccctgctatgCTACCTGTCTTTAAGCTGCTCCCTCAAAGACTGTTTATCTGATGCTGGGCTAATCCTGGACGAGCCTCTGGAGCTAGGCAGGAGAGTATCAGGCATTCAACAAACATTGCTGAGCATTTACCTTGTGCTAGGCACTAAACGTATGGTAGTGAGGCTTGCTTTCATGCAACTTAGAGTCTAGTGGGGAACATGTAACTGGGTGTTTAATTATATGTAAAGATTAAGGCACGGAAGGACAGAAATTTAGTTCTTTGTTAAAGagtttaacaaaacaaaacaaaagctcacAAAACTCTTATCCTTGACTAGTGGGTCTAGGAGAGCTTCCCTGATAAAATGATGCTAGAGAGGCTATCTGAAGGATAGGTAGAAACGAAATAGGCTGAGATGTGCGTGTTCCAAACAGATGGCGTGCGTACAAAGGCTCTGTGGCAGGACACAGCTTAGCCCATTAGTgacagtgaaagaagccagtgtgaCTAGACTGCAGAGAGTGAGGTAGGGATAAAGCGAAACGCAGCCGGAGAGGTAGGCGACCTTCGGACAAGATTCAGCTCACTGCGGGGCTGAGCGTGCCTCTGCTCGTCCCCTAAAACTTCCTTCTGTGAGTGTCAGCACTATAACCAAGCGAGACCAAGTGCCCAGCAGTGGAGACCTCAGCTTCAAGAGACCAGCTGTTCTACTGCCGGGGCACTAAAGACGCGCCCGCAAATCAAAAGAAgcctaaaagaaaggaagagaaggaggaaatgggaagttgCCCCTTTACCGCTCCGTTCTCGCTGCTCTTCGTCAGGCAGCCAGCAAGCGACGAAAAGATGTAGCCGTGTCGCGTGTAAGTGCCGCTGCCCGGGCTGCCCTCCTCCAGGTTACACAGACGTTCGCCTGAAGAAAAATGCTGCATCAGTGACGGGTGCCCAGAAGGTGTTAGCCATCCAGCCTTCCAGCCTCTGTCTCATCCAGAATTCGCTCTGGGCCCCGTACACTTACCCGGAATGCAGTACCTCACGGGTGGCGCCATGACTGCCACAGGAGGGAAACGAAGTCGACTTCTCATTGGCTAAAGTATAGGACTAGTTCTGCAGTAAAAAACGCGTCAATTGGTATGATTTGTCACGTGATCATCGGAGCCTCCGGGAAACTTTATTTCCCAGGTTACCCCGGGACGAGTCCGGGGGCGGGGCTCCGGCACGCCTGCGCTTGCGCTTGCGCCTGTGGTCCAGGATGGGCTGGCGGCGGGTCCCAGTCTGCAGGCTGGTGCTGGGGTTGGCAGAGGATGGTTGGTTGGACTGAGTCGGGCCCGGCCGGGTTGCGGAGCTGGAGGGGGTGACAGTGAACGGCGGCGGAGGCTGCGGGGTTCCATTTGGTTGACTGGGGAGTCGGCAGGCGGCAGGTAAGAGTGGAGCCGCGGACTTTGCTCCCCAGTCTTGCCCTTTTTTCTAGGGTCGGGCCCTGTTCGGGGCCTTTTTGCGAGTCCGGGTTCCTGTTCTCTCCTTGCTCCGCCCAGAACGGCCGTGCCCTGCCTGGCGGAGTGCACCCTCCGGGCAGCTGTAAAGCGTGGAGCATGGAAGGAGGCCAACCCAGcttgcccatttcacagatttgGAAACTCAGATCCAGAGATAGGATTTAACTTGTTCAGGATCCTCGAAGATAGTTCAAGGTAGAGCCCAAACCGGAACCCAAGGTTTTTTTACTTCCAGTCTTTCGCACTTTGACCACGCCTCCCTCGttcagaaataaagactttttgtGACTGCAGCTTCAGATCTTGCAGTCGGATCCTCGCAAACCGAGCTCAGGTCATGTGGGCCCATCCTTAACTTTTTCAAGCATATGTTAGTTCGGAACGAAAGTCTGCACATGAGTAGGATGCTACTCTTACTGATGATTGACAACTATTGCTTAAGACAGCAAACATCCTGAGAGCAGCATCTTTGTCCACTTGAGATTTGCTATGACTTTCATTTCagtttcccttgccttttggTTGCTTTGGAACCTAACCTGTGCAAACGCTCCAGCCCCCACCAATCCAGTTTCCCCTTGGAAAACAGATGGTGACTTAGAGCCTTGGAAAGAGGGGAGTGCTATGGCCTTCAATCCCCTCTAATCTGGTGCCAGAAGTCACTATGGTCTGTGGTTACTACTGAGGGATCAGAGTGCTAAGGGCTTGTGCTTGGGGTGGTAGTGAAGCTCTGCTTTGCTCTGTTTTCTCCCATGTTCACGCTCTTgccacaacacacacaaaatcacaaTTTTTTGAATTCTGCTGTGGTTCAATTTCCTGAGAAATGAGGAGCTCTGTATGTTCAAGTGTGGCCCCATCACATATCTCTTCCCTGGCATCTCCATACCCCCTAAACCCCACTAGCTAAAATGAGCGGCAGGGGATTGGCTTCAGACTCTTCGCTCAAATCTGATCTGTAGCTCTACAGACTTTCAGTTCACATGTTTGGGTTCATTTCTGGTtggatttgttttataaaatccCTTTAAGCTCTTAAGTGCTGTGATTCTAATGGTTTCTATTGCTTTTTACTGATCATGAAGAATGATAGTAGCAGATACTTATTTAGTGTTACCACATTGGCAGGAGTGCACTTGCTGCTGTTTGTAAGCACAGATAGACATCTGATCAACCTCACCATTTCTGCATCCTCCGT
The sequence above is drawn from the Panthera tigris isolate Pti1 chromosome D2, P.tigris_Pti1_mat1.1, whole genome shotgun sequence genome and encodes:
- the EXOSC1 gene encoding exosome complex component CSL4 isoform X1, translating into MRSRLRFPPVAVMAPPVRYCIPGERLCNLEEGSPGSGTYTRHGYIFSSLAGCLTKSSENGALPVISVMRETESQLLPDVGAIVTCKVSSINSRFAKVHILYVGSTPLKNSFRGTIRKEDVRATEKDKVEIYKSFRPGDIVLAKVISLGDAQSNYLLTTAENELGVVVAHSESGVQMVPISWCEMQCPKTHTKEFRKVARVQPEFLQT
- the EXOSC1 gene encoding exosome complex component CSL4 isoform X2 — translated: MRSRLRFPPVAVMAPPVRYCIPGERLCNLEEGSPGSGTYTRHGYIFSSLAGCLTKSSENGAVSSINSRFAKVHILYVGSTPLKNSFRGTIRKEDVRATEKDKVEIYKSFRPGDIVLAKVISLGDAQSNYLLTTAENELGVVVAHSESGVQMVPISWCEMQCPKTHTKEFRKVARVQPEFLQT